The nucleotide window CGGCGTTTCGGGCGTTCTGACAGGAACGTCTTTTTTCATGCCCGCCCACGGAAAGGAGGTGCCTGCCTATGGCTGTATTTCGCGTGGAGAAAACGAGGGATTACACGGTTATGGCAAATCATCATTTAAAAAACCGGGCTTTAACGCTCAAAGCAAAAGGACTTTTGTCCTTAATGCTCTCCCTGCCGGAAGATTGGGACTATACGCTGAAAGGGCTATCCCTTATCAGCGTGGAGGGCATCGACGCGATCCGCGAGGCGGTCAGGGAATTGGAGTGCGCCGGATATATCATCCGTTCCAGAGAACGCAACGGCAAAGGGCAGCTCAAGGGTACGGAATATGTGATCTACGAAAAGCCTCATTCGTCCGAAGCCCCACCTGGAGGGGAAAACCCTGCACAGGAAAATCCAACATTGGATAATCCAACGCAGGAAAAGCCTATGCTGGGTTCTCCTGCATTGGCCGAGCCTATACAGGAAAATCCAACGCAATTAAATACTAAGGGATTAAAAACTTATCCAGAAAATACCCAAACAGTAAATCCTCATGGAGCAAATCCTTATCCATCAAATCCGAATCCATCCTATCGGGCAACCGGTTCGGAAAACTCTGCCGGATGGGATGAGATGGGATACGATGAGGCGTCCAGATACAGGGAAATGGTTCTGGAGAACCTCGAATACGACCTGCTGGTGCAAGACCGAAAAACAAACCGGGAACGGTTAGATGAAATTGTAGACCTCATCGTAGAAACGCTCTGCTCCACCAAGCCGACAATCTGCGTTTCAGGGGACGATTACCCCGCTTCGCTTGTGAAGGAAAAGCTGCTGCGGTTGACCAGCACCCACATGGATTACGTTTTTGAGTGCCTGGACAAAAACACCACCTATGTTCGCAACATCAAGAAATACCTGTTGG belongs to Oscillospiraceae bacterium CM and includes:
- a CDS encoding helix-turn-helix domain-containing protein encodes the protein MAVFRVEKTRDYTVMANHHLKNRALTLKAKGLLSLMLSLPEDWDYTLKGLSLISVEGIDAIREAVRELECAGYIIRSRERNGKGQLKGTEYVIYEKPHSSEAPPGGENPAQENPTLDNPTQEKPMLGSPALAEPIQENPTQLNTKGLKTYPENTQTVNPHGANPYPSNPNPSYRATGSENSAGWDEMGYDEASRYREMVLENLEYDLLVQDRKTNRERLDEIVDLIVETLCSTKPTICVSGDDYPASLVKEKLLRLTSTHMDYVFECLDKNTTYVRNIKKYLLATLFNAPSTIDSYYSALVNHDLYGDGSRGR